The window GTGTAATGAAGGCTGAACTGGAAAAGGGTTACTATGAAATCAAGATTAAGACATCTGATGGATCAATAGAAAAGGTCTATGTAGATGCTATTGACGGAAGTATTTTGGAAAGATACAAAAAATCATCCAACAGAGATAAGGAAAAAGACAAGAAGAAATATTATAAAAGATGATCAAAGGCTCAAATCATGCAAAAAGATATGAAACATATAGAAAGTAAAACTCTGGTATGGGATATACCGACACGGCTGTTCCACTGGCTTCTGGTTGCAGTTTATATTACAGCATATCTTACATCAAGAGCCGAATGGTATCTGGAATATCATACGATCGCTGGATATATAGCAGGGGGATTGATTATATTCCGCATCCTTTGGGGATTTGCAGGCAATAGGTATGCCCGATTTTCAGAATTTATAAAAAACTGGAAAGAGGTCAAATCATTTATTGCAGGCGCCATATCATTAAAACTGCCGAGGTATATAGGACACAACCCTGCTGTCGGCTGGATTGTAGTCATTATGCTCCTTTTGACTGCTGCTATAGTCACTACTGGAATAATCACATACAGCGGAGAGGAAAACTCTGGAGTATTTGCAGGTATTTTTACCTATAAGATTGCAGAGATTGCCAAACTACTGCATCGCATTCTGGTTTACATAATAATAGCAATAATAGTCACCCATATCTGTGCTGCCCTTTTCCATGACTTTGTATTAAGGGAAAATATAATCCTTTCCATGATTACAGGTAAAAAAGAAAAACCTAAAATGTGGGA is drawn from Deltaproteobacteria bacterium and contains these coding sequences:
- a CDS encoding PepSY domain-containing protein; the protein is MKRILTIFTAFVVLAGFSTISYTEGEKNEITLEEAIAIAIKNMPGSVMKAELEKGYYEIKIKTSDGSIEKVYVDAIDGSILERYKKSSNRDKEKDKKKYYKR